The Paenibacillus uliginis N3/975 genome has a window encoding:
- a CDS encoding ABC transporter permease produces the protein MWSSIWMQFADLTIIYVLLRAMTPILLASLGGLISDITGVTNIGLEGLMLVSAFTSIAVGSATGSWAIGVVSGVLACVLISYAMGFFHLKMKVDIIITGFAINIFGSGVTVFLMSKLFNVTGSYNPTELSKIPNVNIPFIENIPVLGKLLSGHNLMSWIALLSVVFCFYLLYRTPYGVHLRAIGEAPESAKSLGIPVRRLQYSAFAWSGVFVGLAGAFMSMGMTSMFVKDMTAGTGFLALAVVLLGNRNPIGILIGAFIFGFSKAIETMLQTIPNSPIPSQFVQVLPYVVTIIALVIFAIRKQRKGESMTIGNT, from the coding sequence ATGTGGTCTAGTATATGGATGCAGTTTGCCGACTTGACGATCATCTATGTGCTGCTGCGCGCGATGACTCCTATTCTGCTTGCTTCTCTGGGAGGTCTTATCTCAGACATCACAGGCGTTACGAACATCGGTCTTGAAGGATTAATGCTCGTCTCAGCCTTTACTTCCATCGCGGTCGGTTCAGCAACAGGGAGCTGGGCGATCGGGGTTGTGTCCGGTGTACTGGCTTGTGTACTCATTTCATATGCGATGGGTTTCTTCCATCTCAAAATGAAGGTAGATATCATTATAACCGGATTCGCCATTAACATTTTCGGCTCGGGTGTCACCGTGTTCCTCATGAGTAAACTGTTCAACGTGACAGGGAGCTACAACCCGACAGAACTGAGCAAAATTCCAAATGTAAATATTCCGTTTATCGAGAATATTCCGGTGCTTGGGAAACTGCTTAGCGGTCACAACCTCATGTCATGGATCGCATTGTTGTCTGTCGTATTTTGTTTCTACTTACTGTACCGGACTCCTTACGGTGTGCATCTGCGGGCCATCGGCGAGGCTCCTGAATCTGCTAAATCGCTTGGCATTCCGGTGCGCAGGTTGCAATACTCCGCATTTGCATGGAGCGGCGTGTTTGTAGGATTGGCCGGTGCGTTTATGTCGATGGGGATGACGAGTATGTTCGTTAAGGATATGACAGCAGGAACCGGCTTTTTGGCCTTGGCTGTCGTGCTTCTCGGTAACCGTAATCCAATCGGAATTCTGATCGGTGCATTCATCTTCGGATTTTCCAAAGCGATTGAAACGATGCTACAGACGATTCCGAACAGCCCGATTCCAAGCCAGTTTGTTCAAGTACTGCCTTATGTCGTAACAATCATTGCGCTTGTCATTTTCGCTATCCGTAAACAGCGCAAAGGTGAGAGCATGACCATTGGTAACACGTAG
- a CDS encoding sensor histidine kinase — protein MRIMMRLKDSSISKKIMAAFMAALLPLMAITWLINDKGADSIKTERSQAILNTARYYLDSLNKEADQIIRYLPNYVTDSDLMEIAAMGDEMSYYERAQKIIDIQKRLNLMKDSSPVIKEAKAYVPLLDRTLLSGNYETSIDRQEYEAIQPSNRGYNEPFIYWKDRIFLSMQYPANSLQEPIFVIGVELSPHKIKESMSQVSNSFGGSNMLINIDRGWHIQSQEDPDLVKTVTNFIMEKKEAGEKEGYDTIRSGDERYLAVYNYSELWNSYSVSCIPEESLLGPIQKYRVWFWWACVLAIFVVIFFSYFLIRLIYRPLLKLVSSFRRVQQNRFEPITIDRGQDEFGYLYLAFNNTIRYLKTLIEENYEQQIRNQRSELKRLQSQINPHFLYNCFFVLCRLIKSENKDKAYQFCLYIGEYFHFITRNDEDEIPLSLEVKHSRTYVDMQTVCYGDRIHVTFIGEAPEIMVPRLVLQPIIENAYKHVFGNMLTNGELLIYCEQNDEEVVFYVEDNGQGITDEVIDNLNMRLKRSADDRMEETTGLVNVHRRIQLRYGAHYGITIERSALGGLKVGIHMNST, from the coding sequence ATGAGGATTATGATGAGACTGAAAGACTCCTCCATTTCCAAAAAAATTATGGCTGCCTTTATGGCGGCGCTGCTTCCACTGATGGCTATCACTTGGCTCATTAACGATAAGGGCGCTGACAGCATCAAAACGGAACGCTCACAGGCGATTCTCAATACGGCCAGATATTACTTAGACTCCCTGAATAAAGAAGCGGACCAGATTATTCGATATCTACCCAATTACGTAACAGATAGTGATTTAATGGAGATCGCTGCGATGGGTGATGAGATGTCTTACTATGAAAGGGCTCAGAAGATTATCGATATTCAGAAACGCCTTAACCTGATGAAAGATTCGAGCCCTGTTATAAAAGAAGCGAAAGCCTATGTGCCGTTACTGGACAGAACACTGCTCAGTGGCAATTATGAAACATCTATCGACCGCCAGGAATATGAAGCGATTCAGCCAAGCAACCGAGGCTATAATGAGCCTTTTATCTATTGGAAGGATCGGATTTTCCTCAGTATGCAATATCCAGCCAATTCGCTGCAGGAACCGATATTTGTCATCGGTGTGGAGCTTTCTCCCCACAAAATCAAAGAGTCGATGTCTCAAGTCAGTAACTCGTTTGGCGGGAGCAATATGCTGATTAATATCGATCGAGGTTGGCATATTCAGAGTCAGGAAGACCCGGATCTGGTAAAGACCGTCACAAATTTTATTATGGAAAAAAAAGAAGCAGGGGAAAAGGAAGGTTATGATACCATTCGCAGCGGGGATGAACGTTATCTGGCTGTCTATAACTACTCGGAGCTGTGGAATTCATATTCAGTAAGCTGCATTCCGGAAGAAAGCTTACTCGGACCGATCCAGAAATATCGGGTATGGTTTTGGTGGGCGTGCGTGCTTGCCATTTTTGTTGTTATCTTCTTCTCCTATTTTCTGATCCGGTTGATTTATCGCCCACTCCTGAAACTCGTTAGTTCGTTTCGGCGAGTGCAGCAGAACCGGTTCGAACCGATAACGATTGACCGGGGACAAGATGAGTTCGGGTACTTGTATCTGGCTTTTAACAATACGATCCGATATTTGAAGACGTTGATCGAGGAAAATTATGAGCAGCAAATCCGCAATCAGCGCTCGGAACTTAAACGGCTGCAATCGCAGATCAATCCTCATTTTTTGTATAACTGTTTTTTTGTACTGTGCCGATTAATTAAATCGGAGAATAAGGATAAAGCGTATCAATTCTGCCTCTACATCGGTGAATACTTTCATTTTATAACCCGTAATGATGAAGACGAGATTCCGCTTTCGCTGGAGGTTAAACATTCCCGTACTTATGTAGATATGCAAACAGTATGTTATGGGGATCGTATCCATGTTACGTTTATAGGTGAAGCACCGGAAATTATGGTTCCAAGGCTTGTTCTTCAACCGATTATTGAGAACGCCTACAAGCATGTATTTGGAAATATGCTGACGAACGGAGAACTTCTGATATACTGTGAACAGAATGATGAGGAAGTTGTATTCTATGTGGAGGACAACGGCCAGGGTATTACGGATGAAGTCATTGATAACCTGAACATGAGGTTAAAGCGGTCTGCGGATGATCGTATGGAGGAGACAACAGGTCTTGTCAACGTGCATCGCAGAATTCAGCTTCGTTATGGCGCTCATTACGGGATCACGATTGAACGATCGGCACTAGGAGGACTAAAAGTAGGGATTCATATGAATAGCACCTAG
- the ald gene encoding alanine dehydrogenase encodes MIIGVPKEIKNNEHRVGMTPGTVISYKNAGHEVWVEAGAGTGIGFTDDDYISSGARIVSDAKEAWAADMVVKVKEPLPEEYVYFREGQILYTYLHLAPEAELTKALIDSKVTAIAYETIQLDDGSLPLLTPMSEVAGRMCIQIGAHFLEKAHGGKGVLLSGVPGVAPGKVAVIGGGIVGTNAARIALGMGAEVSILDINPNRLRQLDDQFQGRIKTIMSDSFHIAETVKEADLVVGAVLIPGARAPQLVTEEMVKQMSPGSVIVDVAIDQGGSIETIDRITTHDNPTYEKFGVIHYAVANMPGAVARTSTIALTNATTPFGLRIANQGVRQASATSRALAKGINVIGGKVTYQAVAEAHGYVHTNIDDYWAGLGVVN; translated from the coding sequence ATGATCATTGGGGTTCCAAAGGAAATTAAAAATAATGAACACCGTGTTGGTATGACGCCAGGTACGGTGATAAGCTACAAAAATGCAGGGCACGAAGTTTGGGTAGAGGCGGGCGCAGGTACCGGTATCGGATTTACGGATGATGATTACATTAGCTCCGGTGCCCGGATCGTTTCCGATGCAAAAGAGGCCTGGGCTGCGGACATGGTGGTTAAGGTAAAGGAGCCGCTGCCGGAGGAGTATGTGTACTTCAGGGAAGGACAGATTCTGTATACTTATCTGCATCTGGCTCCCGAAGCGGAATTGACCAAGGCTCTGATAGATTCAAAAGTAACTGCTATCGCTTATGAAACAATACAGCTGGATGACGGCAGTCTGCCGCTGCTTACACCGATGAGTGAGGTGGCAGGGAGAATGTGCATCCAGATCGGTGCGCATTTTCTAGAAAAGGCCCATGGTGGAAAAGGAGTTCTTCTGAGCGGTGTACCGGGTGTGGCACCAGGAAAGGTCGCGGTTATCGGAGGCGGCATTGTTGGAACCAACGCCGCGAGAATTGCGCTTGGGATGGGTGCGGAAGTAAGCATATTGGACATTAACCCGAACCGCTTGCGTCAGCTGGATGACCAGTTTCAAGGGCGCATTAAGACGATCATGTCGGACTCATTCCATATCGCGGAAACTGTAAAGGAAGCGGATCTCGTGGTTGGAGCCGTGCTCATTCCCGGAGCGCGGGCACCACAGCTCGTGACGGAGGAAATGGTGAAGCAGATGAGTCCCGGCTCCGTTATCGTGGATGTGGCTATTGACCAGGGAGGATCAATTGAAACGATCGACCGGATCACGACACATGACAATCCGACTTATGAAAAGTTTGGTGTTATTCACTATGCCGTTGCGAATATGCCCGGTGCAGTAGCACGTACATCCACGATAGCTCTGACCAACGCAACAACTCCCTTCGGCCTAAGAATTGCAAACCAGGGGGTTCGTCAGGCATCGGCAACAAGCAGAGCTTTAGCCAAAGGAATCAATGTGATTGGTGGGAAGGTAACCTATCAGGCGGTGGCCGAAGCTCACGGATACGTTCATACGAATATTGATGATTATTGGGCGGGCCTGGGGGTAGTAAATTAG
- a CDS encoding DUF6612 family protein — translation MKKWTVALLSVILVMGVTACSKEKEADKGATTPPIEQPATGQTKEPPAEVPKEEALPTVDELIQKSAEASQNMKSFSMDTDIKQNIVENKLEQNVDMAMKVDTTMNPMEMYQEIQMNIPGKGKQYIKQYITQNGVYSSVDGEWFQLSEENVKNIMASMKMITEGPEKQLEQFKSIAKDTKVSVEGEQYILTANVSGDSLKELAKYYMNQAGGTNAQTAEMMEQMDIKSIKIVYGVKKDTYLPTKSDMHMIMSMSQAEQSVSVDMKMKSTFSKHNEIEKIEIPKEALDSAKSPVNVK, via the coding sequence TTGAAAAAATGGACAGTGGCATTACTCAGTGTAATTTTGGTGATGGGAGTCACCGCATGCAGTAAAGAAAAAGAAGCTGACAAAGGTGCTACCACACCGCCAATAGAACAGCCGGCAACCGGCCAAACGAAAGAGCCCCCGGCAGAAGTCCCTAAGGAAGAGGCACTTCCTACGGTCGATGAATTGATTCAGAAATCAGCAGAGGCCAGCCAGAATATGAAGAGCTTTTCCATGGATACTGACATTAAACAGAACATTGTTGAGAACAAGCTGGAGCAGAATGTCGATATGGCGATGAAAGTGGATACAACCATGAATCCGATGGAGATGTATCAAGAGATTCAAATGAACATTCCTGGAAAAGGAAAGCAGTACATCAAGCAGTACATTACACAGAACGGTGTTTACTCTTCGGTGGATGGTGAGTGGTTCCAGCTGTCTGAAGAAAACGTCAAAAATATTATGGCGAGCATGAAGATGATAACGGAAGGTCCGGAGAAACAGCTGGAACAGTTTAAATCTATCGCTAAGGATACAAAGGTGAGTGTGGAAGGTGAGCAATATATCCTGACGGCTAACGTTTCCGGTGACAGCCTAAAGGAACTGGCTAAATACTACATGAACCAAGCGGGCGGAACGAATGCTCAAACTGCTGAGATGATGGAGCAGATGGACATCAAGAGTATCAAAATTGTTTACGGGGTGAAAAAAGACACTTATCTGCCAACGAAGTCAGACATGCATATGATTATGAGCATGAGTCAGGCCGAACAGAGTGTTTCCGTTGATATGAAAATGAAAAGCACGTTTTCCAAACATAATGAAATTGAGAAGATTGAAATTCCGAAAGAAGCGTTGGATAGTGCAAAAAGTCCGGTCAATGTGAAATAA
- a CDS encoding nucleoside hydrolase, protein MKPVIIDVDTGIDDALAIAYAAKSQELKLIGLTTCFGNIPVEDATRNSLLLAEMLGCDVPVIPGAEKPLTRASLEGYATRVHGNNGLGNAVAPFTPSGQALNAHAADFMIEVVRNQPNKITLIMVGPLTNLALAIQKDPEIVNLVDRVVVMGGAVRCRGNVTPSAEANIHADPEAAEYVFNSGIPLTLVGLDVTMKTLLPREHLKEWEKLGTDFSKLFAEMTHYYMNAYEGFYPGIGGCALHDPLAVGVVINPEFVKTLLMRVDVITSGDAVGQTVEVPDRDSNIEVCVEVDEKAFLEHFLSRVM, encoded by the coding sequence ATGAAGCCTGTTATTATTGACGTGGACACAGGAATTGATGATGCTCTAGCGATTGCCTATGCGGCCAAATCGCAGGAACTGAAGCTCATAGGCTTAACGACTTGTTTCGGGAACATTCCGGTGGAGGATGCAACACGTAATTCTCTGCTTCTTGCGGAAATGCTGGGCTGTGATGTTCCGGTTATTCCGGGTGCGGAAAAACCGCTTACCCGAGCATCGCTTGAAGGATACGCCACAAGGGTTCACGGTAACAACGGCCTAGGCAACGCGGTGGCGCCTTTCACACCGAGCGGTCAGGCGCTGAATGCACATGCGGCAGATTTCATGATCGAAGTGGTACGAAACCAGCCGAACAAAATTACACTTATCATGGTAGGACCTTTAACAAATTTGGCGCTCGCTATCCAAAAGGACCCCGAAATCGTAAATCTGGTCGACCGGGTCGTGGTCATGGGGGGAGCGGTACGCTGCCGAGGCAATGTGACACCTTCGGCCGAAGCGAATATCCATGCGGACCCGGAAGCCGCGGAATATGTTTTTAATTCAGGAATTCCGCTTACATTAGTCGGTCTCGATGTAACCATGAAGACACTCCTGCCACGTGAACACCTGAAGGAGTGGGAAAAGCTCGGAACGGATTTTTCTAAACTGTTTGCAGAAATGACCCATTATTATATGAATGCATACGAAGGATTTTATCCTGGTATTGGTGGATGCGCGCTGCATGATCCGCTTGCGGTAGGTGTAGTCATCAACCCTGAATTTGTGAAGACACTCCTGATGCGGGTCGATGTCATCACGTCTGGTGATGCGGTAGGACAGACGGTTGAAGTTCCGGATCGTGATTCTAACATTGAAGTGTGCGTGGAAGTGGATGAGAAGGCCTTTCTGGAGCATTTTCTTAGTAGAGTGATGTAA
- a CDS encoding extracellular solute-binding protein has translation MKSNKILLIVTLILCLALTACGNSSNNSEGTKEAEKQPEATQKQGQKEETNEVVEVSTVSPSDPYLKFDEGETFDKNAVYDAYEKDIGVKITNKWVAADDNQFKEKLKMTIASNDLPDFARVNATQLKELTEADMIMDITDVYDQYATDETKKFLTMDGGMQMKTATFDGKLMGIPSSYNPYQYQYLFVRTDWLKKLNLPEPKTMADLMTIAETFKTKDPGGSGKAYGIAVSKNPFSVDTGVTGLRAFLNGYHAYENHWIEDGNGGLMNSDIQPQVKDALKALQDMFKKGLIDPEFSVKDADKEAELLYNNNIGLVFGASWTPAQLAKGAVVDGKVVQEWGVYPIPSVDSNPTLNQIGLGVDEYYVINKNAAHPEGVIKLLNQYIVTQTHPTEEQKVYEYGKDLKEKGSNYWLLNPLRVGKQIDNNGDILPKAVETKDPSILETKDQKTRYERAMKYVDGSDINMWWEYLISGPKGAFSLVPNIQQNKEYLQNKFYGAPTTTMAERQEILTKKRDEVYFKIIMNQVSVDEFDKFVDEWKKLGGDEITKEVNEWYAASK, from the coding sequence ATGAAAAGCAATAAAATCTTGTTGATCGTTACCCTGATTCTGTGCTTGGCACTGACTGCATGTGGTAACTCCAGCAATAACAGTGAAGGCACGAAAGAGGCAGAGAAACAGCCTGAGGCGACGCAAAAGCAGGGACAGAAAGAAGAAACGAATGAGGTCGTTGAAGTTTCGACGGTTTCACCAAGCGACCCATATCTGAAATTCGACGAGGGCGAAACTTTCGATAAGAATGCCGTGTATGACGCTTATGAGAAAGATATCGGCGTAAAGATTACGAACAAATGGGTAGCGGCAGATGACAATCAGTTCAAAGAAAAATTAAAAATGACGATTGCATCCAACGACCTGCCGGACTTCGCGCGTGTGAATGCAACACAATTGAAAGAACTAACAGAAGCGGACATGATCATGGACATCACGGATGTGTATGATCAATACGCGACGGATGAAACGAAGAAATTTTTGACGATGGACGGTGGCATGCAGATGAAAACGGCCACGTTCGACGGCAAATTAATGGGGATTCCGAGCTCGTATAATCCTTACCAATATCAATACTTGTTCGTACGAACAGACTGGCTTAAAAAGTTGAACCTGCCAGAACCGAAGACAATGGCTGACCTGATGACGATCGCTGAAACTTTCAAAACGAAAGACCCAGGCGGCTCAGGTAAAGCTTACGGTATTGCGGTAAGTAAAAACCCATTCAGTGTGGACACAGGGGTAACCGGATTACGCGCATTCCTTAACGGTTACCATGCTTATGAAAACCACTGGATAGAAGATGGGAACGGCGGACTTATGAACAGTGACATTCAACCGCAAGTGAAAGATGCACTTAAAGCGCTTCAAGATATGTTCAAAAAAGGTCTGATTGATCCTGAGTTCTCGGTTAAAGATGCCGATAAAGAAGCAGAGCTTCTTTACAACAACAATATAGGTCTTGTATTCGGCGCTTCCTGGACACCGGCACAGCTGGCTAAAGGCGCAGTTGTAGACGGTAAAGTTGTTCAAGAATGGGGGGTATACCCGATTCCTTCCGTGGACAGCAACCCAACGCTCAACCAAATCGGCTTAGGTGTTGACGAGTATTATGTGATTAACAAAAATGCTGCGCATCCTGAAGGCGTTATCAAATTGCTGAACCAATACATCGTGACACAGACTCATCCGACTGAAGAACAAAAAGTTTACGAATACGGTAAAGATCTGAAAGAAAAAGGCAGCAACTACTGGTTGCTTAATCCGCTTCGCGTAGGCAAACAAATCGATAACAACGGCGATATCTTGCCAAAAGCGGTCGAAACGAAAGATCCTAGCATTCTGGAAACAAAAGACCAAAAAACGCGTTATGAGCGTGCAATGAAATATGTTGACGGCAGCGATATCAATATGTGGTGGGAATATCTGATTTCGGGACCGAAAGGCGCTTTTTCGCTTGTTCCTAACATCCAACAAAATAAAGAATATCTGCAAAACAAATTCTACGGGGCTCCTACGACAACAATGGCAGAGCGTCAAGAAATCTTGACGAAGAAGCGTGACGAAGTGTACTTCAAAATCATCATGAACCAAGTGTCTGTTGATGAGTTCGACAAATTCGTTGACGAGTGGAAAAAACTTGGCGGCGACGAAATTACGAAAGAAGTTAACGAATGGTACGCAGCGAGTAAATAA
- a CDS encoding carbohydrate ABC transporter permease, with protein MPNHSSWSRKVFLVFNFIFLTFISLLCLMPIVHILAISFSSGAAASAGKVLLWPVDFTTAAYDNVFGKPEYLRAFWVSTQRVVLGTTVSMLLTIVTAYPLSKSTSQFRLRTWYAWFFVFTILFSGGLIPMYITVKSLGMLDTIWALVLPGAVPVFNVILLLNFYRNLPKELEESSRIDGAGHFKTLWKIYVPLSLPALATTGLFTIVGHWNSWFDGMLYMNHPENYPLQTFLQSVIIKMDFRFIKAENVELMIKLSDRTSKAAQIFVAAFPILIVYPFLQRFFIKGIVMGSVKE; from the coding sequence GTGCCTAACCATAGCTCATGGTCTAGAAAGGTGTTTCTAGTATTCAATTTCATCTTTCTAACTTTTATATCCTTGTTGTGTCTTATGCCAATTGTTCATATATTAGCGATCTCATTCAGCTCCGGAGCTGCGGCATCAGCCGGTAAAGTCCTATTATGGCCGGTTGATTTCACGACAGCCGCTTATGACAACGTATTCGGAAAGCCGGAATACTTGCGCGCTTTCTGGGTGTCCACTCAGCGCGTTGTGCTCGGTACGACTGTAAGCATGCTGTTGACGATTGTTACGGCGTATCCTTTATCGAAAAGTACTTCGCAGTTTAGATTACGTACCTGGTATGCTTGGTTTTTTGTATTTACGATTCTCTTCAGCGGCGGCCTCATACCAATGTATATAACGGTGAAGTCGTTAGGAATGCTGGATACCATTTGGGCCTTGGTCTTGCCAGGAGCGGTTCCGGTATTTAACGTTATTCTATTGCTTAATTTCTATCGAAACTTACCGAAGGAACTGGAGGAATCCTCACGAATCGATGGAGCCGGTCACTTCAAAACGTTATGGAAAATCTATGTGCCGTTATCTTTACCCGCTCTTGCAACAACAGGTCTCTTCACGATTGTAGGACACTGGAACAGCTGGTTTGACGGGATGTTGTATATGAATCATCCGGAGAATTATCCGCTACAGACGTTCTTGCAGAGTGTCATTATCAAAATGGATTTTCGCTTTATTAAGGCGGAGAATGTCGAATTGATGATTAAGTTATCAGATCGTACAAGTAAGGCGGCGCAGATTTTCGTCGCAGCATTCCCGATTCTGATCGTCTATCCGTTCTTGCAACGGTTCTTCATTAAAGGAATTGTGATGGGGAGTGTCAAAGAATAA
- a CDS encoding nucleoside hydrolase, with the protein MSNENKRKIIIDCDPGHDDAIAILLAAGNPAIDLVAITTVAGNAEIEKTTQNALKVCEIAGVRDVPIAKGAGQPMVRKRETAADIHGDSGMDGPVLPEPTLNIVEEHAVDLIIRKLLESDGDITLVPVGPLTNIAMAMRREPAILPKIQEIVIMGGGTFGNWTPAAEFNIYVDAEAAAVVFESGVPITMMGLDVTHQALATVEVSDKIASIENPVAKFVSELLVFFRQTYKDVFDFEHPPVHDVCSVAYCIDPTVFNCKKLRVDIETRGDFTYGMTVVDTLGVTHKEPNVNFALGLDHGKFWNMLYQTLGNYSK; encoded by the coding sequence ATGAGTAACGAAAACAAACGTAAAATTATTATTGATTGCGATCCGGGACATGACGATGCGATCGCCATTTTGCTGGCAGCTGGAAATCCAGCCATTGACTTGGTAGCGATCACGACCGTAGCCGGCAACGCCGAAATCGAGAAGACAACACAGAACGCTCTGAAGGTGTGCGAGATTGCAGGTGTCCGTGATGTGCCTATCGCAAAAGGTGCAGGGCAACCAATGGTTCGGAAGCGTGAAACGGCAGCTGACATTCACGGGGATTCCGGTATGGACGGTCCGGTGCTGCCGGAACCTACACTGAACATTGTAGAAGAACATGCGGTGGATCTAATCATTAGAAAGCTGCTTGAATCTGACGGAGACATTACACTCGTGCCGGTTGGACCGCTGACGAATATTGCGATGGCTATGCGTCGTGAGCCTGCTATCCTGCCTAAAATACAGGAGATTGTCATTATGGGTGGCGGTACGTTTGGCAACTGGACACCGGCTGCGGAGTTCAACATCTATGTAGATGCGGAAGCAGCCGCGGTGGTGTTTGAGAGCGGGGTTCCGATTACAATGATGGGCCTTGACGTGACACACCAGGCACTGGCCACGGTTGAAGTAAGTGATAAAATCGCTTCGATCGAGAATCCGGTCGCGAAATTTGTGAGTGAACTTCTTGTCTTCTTTCGTCAAACCTATAAGGATGTTTTTGATTTCGAGCATCCTCCTGTGCATGATGTATGCAGTGTTGCATACTGCATTGATCCAACTGTGTTTAACTGCAAGAAGCTTCGGGTGGATATAGAGACACGCGGTGATTTCACGTACGGGATGACGGTGGTCGATACCCTGGGTGTCACCCATAAAGAACCGAATGTCAATTTTGCTCTCGGCCTGGATCACGGGAAATTCTGGAACATGCTGTATCAAACACTTGGCAACTATTCCAAATAG
- a CDS encoding ABC transporter permease — protein sequence MSGLTRMFKKEWPLHIMLLPGIILVLIFSYIPMAGIMMAFQKYIPNKGLFGSPFIGLKNFRLLMEYPDIGRIFFNTIFIAVMKITAGLIVPITIAILLNELRKEWVKRTFQTLVYLPHFLSWVLLSGILIDILSPSSGILNQFLGLLGIEPIFFLGSNSWFPYVMVISDVWKEFGFGTIVYLAALTNINPSLYEAADIDGAGRIKQTLHITLPGMLPIIILMLTLNIGNVLNAGFDQIFNLYSPPVYESADIIDTFVYRMGIQQAQFGFATAVGLLKSIVSFILISCSYVLAYRVANYRIF from the coding sequence ATGAGTGGATTAACGCGAATGTTTAAAAAGGAATGGCCGCTTCATATAATGCTGCTGCCAGGTATTATTCTGGTTCTTATCTTCAGCTACATCCCTATGGCGGGAATCATGATGGCGTTTCAGAAATATATACCGAATAAAGGGTTGTTCGGTTCACCTTTTATCGGTTTGAAGAACTTCCGATTGTTGATGGAATATCCGGATATTGGCCGCATCTTTTTTAATACGATATTCATAGCGGTCATGAAAATCACTGCAGGGCTGATCGTTCCGATTACGATTGCAATTCTATTGAATGAACTGCGTAAGGAATGGGTTAAGAGAACCTTTCAGACGCTTGTATATTTGCCTCACTTTCTATCTTGGGTTTTGTTAAGCGGTATTTTGATTGATATTTTGTCACCATCCTCCGGGATTTTAAATCAATTCCTAGGATTGCTCGGGATTGAGCCGATCTTTTTCTTGGGCAGCAACAGCTGGTTCCCATATGTGATGGTTATCTCGGACGTATGGAAGGAATTCGGCTTCGGTACGATTGTCTATCTGGCGGCACTCACGAATATTAACCCGTCGCTCTATGAAGCAGCGGATATCGATGGCGCAGGACGCATCAAGCAGACTTTGCATATTACGCTTCCAGGCATGCTGCCGATTATCATTCTGATGCTGACCCTGAATATTGGGAATGTACTCAATGCTGGATTTGATCAAATATTCAACTTGTACAGTCCTCCGGTCTATGAAAGCGCGGATATTATCGATACCTTCGTCTACCGTATGGGGATCCAGCAGGCACAGTTCGGATTTGCAACGGCTGTAGGTCTGCTGAAATCAATCGTAAGCTTTATTCTCATCTCATGTTCCTATGTGCTAGCTTATCGTGTAGCGAATTACCGCATTTTCTAG
- a CDS encoding DUF1273 domain-containing protein: MKNLLLTGYRAHELGIYNNKHKGIPYIKKAIESRLIPLIEEGLEWVITPGQYGVDLWACEAVISLKQQYPHLRCSIITAYAHPEEKWSDEKKEYYMQILKGIDYYAAVSKESYQGSWQFKARDELLFRKTDGILLVYDEDSGEASPKFVKERALKKHMEEGYHYISIGSEEIQAVADEDTSEQGFYDGF, translated from the coding sequence GTGAAAAATCTCCTGCTTACAGGTTACCGGGCTCATGAGCTCGGTATTTACAATAACAAACACAAAGGAATTCCATATATAAAAAAAGCGATTGAGTCGAGACTGATTCCTTTGATCGAGGAAGGGCTAGAGTGGGTTATCACGCCAGGCCAATACGGGGTTGATCTGTGGGCCTGTGAAGCCGTCATATCGTTAAAGCAACAGTACCCGCATCTGAGATGCTCCATTATTACAGCCTATGCGCATCCAGAAGAAAAATGGAGTGACGAGAAGAAAGAATATTACATGCAAATTCTCAAGGGAATAGACTATTATGCTGCGGTCAGCAAAGAGTCTTATCAGGGAAGCTGGCAATTCAAAGCCAGAGATGAGCTGCTGTTTCGCAAAACAGACGGGATTCTGCTTGTATATGATGAAGATTCGGGTGAGGCCAGTCCGAAATTTGTGAAAGAGCGTGCACTGAAAAAGCATATGGAAGAGGGCTATCATTACATTAGTATTGGTTCGGAGGAGATACAGGCTGTTGCGGATGAGGATACCAGTGAACAGGGGTTTTATGATGGGTTTTAA